From the Flavimarina sp. Hel_I_48 genome, one window contains:
- a CDS encoding SusC/RagA family TonB-linked outer membrane protein — protein sequence MKIKHYFLFAFVFLMQAVMGQTQQITGTILDAVNVPLPGANVLVKGTNTGTLTDFDGNFSIAASQGDVLVISYVGYNTQEIPVNADSNFKINLTEDTNSLDEVVVVGYGTQKKSVVTGAISSVKAEDLESLPVTRVEQSLQGRSSGLTIAANSGQPGSSSTIRVRGITSFGNNEPLWVVDGVIVDAGGIGYLNQSDIASIEVLKDAASQAIYGARAAAGVILVTTKKGKSGKLSVNYNGYSGLSGPARKLDLLNGTQYATLYNEKYANDYSGPVSGYALPFADPQSFGKGIDWQDAIFNNAAERANHEVSLSGGNDVSTFYLSFGYLDQEGIVTKDISHYTRKNIRLNSTHKINDIITIGQTIGYSNEKSTGLGNTNSEFGGPLSSAINLDPLTPVVETDPALVNGSPYSSNDGILRSANGNPYGISNLVIQEMTNPLAYTQTRLGNYNWADNFVGNVYVNLELIPGLNLKSTLGGKLANYGAENFTPVSYLNSSVVTSQNSFSQEMNRGFGWNIENTLNYTKEINGHNFSVLLGQGTYTENDTRGSTVTYNNIPVTNREDAAFFEVPDDQIISSAYIGTEHRVTSLFTRLTYDFKEKYLFTGIIRRDGSTRFGSNNKYGYFPSFSLGWVPTKEDFWPENDVVSQLKIRGGYGVVGSDAIGDFRYLSTIGAGRNYTFGNVATVVIGNSPNAPANPDLKWEETHQTNIGFDTRLFNNLTLTFDYYNKKTVGILQDLRIPGYVGTGNPAANVADMVNRGFDIELGYNKTFGDFNISANANLSYLENEVTYLGDGIDFLSGGQTIQSGNYPITRTAVGESFNSFYGFKTNGIFQNQAEVNNYVNSAGQVIQPNAVPGDFKWVDLDDDGAITEADRKFLGNSIPKYTFGFTLNMDYKNFDLLIFTQGAAGNKIFQGLRRLDIENANYQTEALGRWTGEGTSNSYPRLLNSDANNNFSNPSDFYLEKGDYVRIKTVQLGYSLPTDVIDKVGLSRLRLYVTGENLFTFTKYTGFDPEIGGGVFGIDRGFYPQAVTGLVGVNLQF from the coding sequence ATGAAAATTAAACATTACTTTTTGTTTGCTTTCGTCTTTCTCATGCAAGCCGTTATGGGACAGACACAACAGATTACGGGAACCATACTTGATGCAGTTAATGTCCCATTACCTGGTGCAAATGTTCTTGTTAAAGGAACCAATACAGGTACACTAACCGATTTTGATGGTAATTTTAGTATTGCAGCTTCTCAAGGAGATGTGCTTGTAATTTCTTACGTAGGTTATAATACGCAGGAAATTCCCGTTAATGCCGATTCAAATTTTAAAATCAATCTTACAGAAGATACTAACTCTCTAGATGAAGTAGTTGTCGTAGGTTATGGTACGCAGAAAAAAAGTGTGGTGACCGGTGCTATTTCAAGCGTCAAAGCTGAAGATCTGGAAAGCCTACCTGTTACAAGGGTTGAACAATCCTTACAGGGCCGTTCTTCTGGTTTGACCATTGCCGCAAATTCTGGCCAGCCCGGTTCTTCTTCAACCATAAGGGTGCGCGGTATTACGAGTTTTGGTAATAATGAGCCGCTTTGGGTGGTTGATGGTGTTATTGTTGATGCAGGCGGCATTGGCTACCTCAACCAATCTGACATTGCGTCTATAGAAGTTTTAAAAGATGCTGCTTCCCAAGCTATTTACGGAGCACGAGCTGCGGCAGGGGTTATATTGGTTACCACCAAAAAAGGGAAATCTGGCAAGTTGAGTGTCAACTATAACGGATATTCTGGTTTATCTGGCCCGGCAAGAAAATTGGATCTCTTAAACGGTACACAATATGCCACCCTTTATAACGAAAAATACGCAAATGACTACAGCGGTCCGGTAAGTGGTTATGCTTTGCCTTTTGCAGACCCTCAAAGTTTTGGTAAGGGTATAGACTGGCAGGATGCGATTTTCAACAACGCTGCAGAACGCGCAAACCACGAGGTTAGTCTGAGCGGCGGAAATGATGTTTCTACCTTTTATCTATCCTTTGGGTATCTGGATCAAGAAGGGATCGTAACAAAAGATATTTCACACTATACGCGTAAAAACATTCGCCTCAACTCTACCCATAAAATCAATGACATCATTACCATTGGTCAGACTATTGGTTATTCAAACGAAAAAAGTACCGGTCTGGGTAATACCAATAGTGAATTTGGTGGTCCGTTGAGCTCTGCTATTAATCTGGATCCCTTAACTCCTGTAGTAGAAACTGATCCTGCCCTTGTTAATGGATCACCTTATTCCAGTAATGATGGAATCTTGAGAAGTGCCAACGGAAATCCTTATGGTATTTCAAATTTGGTAATTCAGGAAATGACCAATCCACTTGCCTATACCCAAACACGATTGGGCAATTACAACTGGGCAGATAATTTTGTCGGTAATGTGTACGTAAATTTGGAATTGATACCTGGTTTAAATTTAAAAAGCACATTGGGCGGTAAATTGGCAAATTACGGTGCTGAAAATTTTACCCCTGTTTCTTATCTAAACAGTTCTGTGGTAACCTCTCAAAATAGTTTTTCTCAGGAAATGAATCGTGGTTTTGGATGGAATATTGAAAACACGCTTAATTATACCAAAGAAATAAATGGACATAATTTCAGCGTTTTGCTGGGTCAGGGAACCTATACGGAGAATGATACCAGAGGTTCAACGGTTACTTATAATAATATTCCTGTAACAAATCGTGAAGATGCAGCGTTTTTTGAGGTTCCAGATGATCAGATTATCTCTAGTGCCTACATTGGTACAGAGCACCGCGTCACTTCCTTGTTTACAAGACTTACATATGATTTCAAGGAAAAATACCTTTTTACCGGTATCATCCGCCGGGATGGTTCAACCCGTTTTGGTAGCAATAACAAATACGGTTATTTTCCCTCCTTTTCATTGGGGTGGGTTCCTACTAAAGAAGATTTCTGGCCAGAAAATGATGTTGTGAGTCAGTTGAAAATAAGAGGTGGTTACGGTGTTGTAGGAAGCGATGCGATTGGTGATTTTCGTTATCTATCAACAATAGGCGCAGGGCGCAACTACACGTTTGGCAACGTGGCAACCGTGGTTATTGGCAACAGTCCCAACGCACCTGCCAACCCAGATCTTAAATGGGAAGAAACGCACCAGACCAACATAGGCTTTGACACCCGCTTATTCAACAATCTGACCCTTACTTTTGACTATTATAACAAGAAAACCGTAGGCATTCTGCAAGATCTGCGTATTCCAGGTTATGTAGGAACGGGCAATCCTGCTGCAAATGTGGCAGATATGGTAAACAGGGGTTTTGATATTGAACTGGGCTATAATAAGACTTTCGGGGATTTTAATATTTCTGCAAATGCCAACCTATCGTATTTAGAAAATGAAGTTACGTATTTAGGTGACGGTATTGATTTTCTTTCGGGAGGACAAACTATTCAATCAGGTAATTACCCCATAACCCGTACAGCTGTAGGAGAATCTTTTAATTCGTTCTACGGTTTTAAGACCAATGGTATTTTTCAGAATCAGGCAGAGGTGAACAATTACGTGAATTCTGCAGGGCAGGTTATTCAGCCTAATGCCGTTCCAGGTGATTTTAAATGGGTAGATCTTGATGATGATGGCGCTATAACCGAAGCAGACCGGAAGTTTTTAGGGAATTCTATCCCAAAATATACCTTCGGTTTTACACTGAACATGGATTATAAAAACTTCGACCTACTTATTTTTACCCAGGGCGCTGCCGGAAATAAAATCTTTCAGGGTCTAAGAAGATTAGATATCGAAAACGCAAATTATCAGACCGAGGCACTTGGCCGTTGGACGGGTGAGGGAACTTCTAATTCGTACCCGCGCCTTTTAAACAGCGACGCCAACAACAACTTCTCAAACCCGTCTGATTTTTACCTTGAAAAGGGTGATTATGTGCGCATTAAGACGGTTCAGCTAGGATACAGTCTTCCTACAGACGTGATTGATAAGGTGGGTCTTTCCAGGTTGCGCCTTTACGTTACGGGAGAAAATCTGTTCACCTTTACAAAATATACAGGTTTTGATCCCGAAATTGGTGGGGGTGTATTTGGGATTGACCGCGGCTTCTATCCACAGGCCGTTACAGGTTTAGTGGGTGTTAATTTACAATTTTAA
- a CDS encoding helix-turn-helix transcriptional regulator has protein sequence MENTIENNAISLYNEVMIEPGFIVLKFNNETDEVQQVLREVDSSFIQFHFCAKGNAEFNFNSGAYLLPLKEENSLLLYNPQRDLPMNMALETGSWVISILISIKKFHSLFSTEADYITFLSDENKDRKYYKDGSVPPSMAVVLNQLVNYNLHSSIKPLYFKAKAYELLSLYFNRPEDVDIEQCPFLVDEDNVAKIKKAKEIILARMSEPPTLQELAEEIGLSLNKLKEGFKQIYGEPVYSFLFDYKMEVARQLLATGTHNVNEVGLKVGYSTASHFIAAFKKQFGTTPKKYVQGMG, from the coding sequence ATGGAAAATACAATTGAAAATAACGCCATAAGCCTTTACAACGAGGTGATGATAGAGCCAGGTTTTATTGTTCTGAAATTCAATAATGAAACCGATGAGGTTCAGCAGGTATTGCGGGAAGTGGACAGTAGTTTTATCCAATTTCATTTTTGTGCAAAGGGAAATGCCGAGTTCAATTTTAATTCCGGCGCTTACCTATTGCCTTTAAAGGAAGAAAACTCTTTGCTATTGTACAATCCACAGCGTGATTTGCCCATGAACATGGCGCTGGAAACAGGAAGCTGGGTTATTTCCATATTGATTTCCATAAAGAAATTCCATTCCCTTTTTTCAACGGAAGCTGATTATATCACTTTTTTGAGTGACGAGAACAAAGACCGAAAATATTACAAAGATGGAAGCGTACCGCCATCTATGGCCGTAGTGCTCAACCAACTTGTAAATTACAACTTACACTCCAGTATAAAACCCCTGTATTTTAAAGCGAAAGCCTATGAACTGCTCAGTTTATATTTTAACCGGCCAGAAGATGTTGATATTGAACAATGCCCTTTTCTTGTAGATGAAGATAATGTCGCCAAGATCAAAAAAGCCAAGGAAATCATTCTCGCCCGTATGTCAGAACCGCCCACGCTGCAAGAGCTGGCAGAAGAGATAGGTCTGAGCCTCAATAAACTCAAAGAAGGTTTCAAACAGATTTATGGCGAACCGGTGTACAGTTTTCTCTTTGATTACAAAATGGAAGTTGCCCGCCAGCTTCTCGCTACGGGAACGCACAACGTAAATGAAGTGGGTTTAAAAGTAGGGTATAGCACCGCCAGCCATTTTATCGCTGCCTTTAAAAAACAATTTGGTACCACACCGAAGAAGTACGTGCAGGGGATGGGCTAA
- a CDS encoding glycoside hydrolase family 30 protein, whose translation MNHFYLSKITRMVVLCFALIQFSCSSDNDGNTANISNPEPENPAATADVTFWLTKSDESVKLKKQSDIISFKTETNTFPSITVDESQTFQTIDGFGYTLTGGSADVINALDASKKTALLEELFGDSDASISVSYLRISVGASDLNAAPFTYNDLPEGEADTDLSEFSLEKDSGVISLLQEILAINPDLKIMASPWTAPVWMKDNNSFIGGSLRREYYQVYADYWLKYLQEMQAAGITIDALTPQNEPLHGGNNPSMYMEATDQTDFIKNNLGPTLREAGFETKIIAYDHNCDNPNYPITVMSDEKANPFVDGAAFHLYAGDIRALSTVHNAFPDKNVYFTEQYNSSEDDFGGTLRYHVNNVIIGSMRNWSKNALEWNLANDADFGPHTDGGCTICKGALTISGGETVNRNVGYYIVAHASKFIPAGSVRIASNVAGSLQNAAFITPNGKKVLLVENDGNSQTTFNIQVGDEFAITTLDAGAVGTYIWE comes from the coding sequence ATGAATCATTTTTATTTATCAAAAATAACAAGGATGGTTGTGCTTTGTTTTGCGCTAATACAGTTTTCCTGCTCTTCTGACAATGATGGCAATACGGCGAATATATCAAACCCAGAGCCGGAAAATCCTGCTGCAACCGCAGATGTTACTTTTTGGCTAACAAAATCTGATGAAAGCGTAAAGCTGAAAAAACAAAGTGATATCATCAGTTTTAAGACCGAGACCAATACTTTCCCAAGTATCACCGTTGATGAATCTCAGACCTTTCAAACCATTGATGGTTTTGGTTATACGCTTACAGGCGGTAGCGCAGACGTAATTAATGCACTTGACGCCTCTAAAAAAACGGCGCTTTTAGAGGAATTGTTCGGCGATTCAGATGCTTCTATTTCGGTAAGTTATTTACGTATTAGCGTGGGTGCTTCAGACTTAAATGCGGCACCTTTTACCTACAATGACCTTCCCGAGGGAGAAGCAGATACTGATCTTTCTGAATTCAGCCTGGAAAAAGACAGTGGTGTGATTTCACTTTTACAGGAAATCCTGGCGATAAATCCAGATCTAAAAATCATGGCTTCCCCGTGGACGGCGCCCGTATGGATGAAGGACAATAACAGTTTTATAGGCGGCAGCCTGCGAAGGGAATATTATCAGGTTTATGCCGATTATTGGCTAAAATACCTCCAGGAAATGCAAGCAGCGGGCATTACAATAGATGCGCTTACGCCCCAGAATGAGCCACTTCATGGTGGAAACAACCCAAGTATGTACATGGAGGCGACAGATCAGACCGATTTTATCAAAAACAATCTTGGCCCCACCTTGCGCGAAGCAGGTTTTGAAACCAAAATCATTGCTTACGACCACAATTGTGACAATCCCAATTATCCCATTACCGTGATGAGCGACGAAAAAGCCAATCCGTTTGTAGATGGGGCTGCATTTCACCTTTATGCCGGCGATATCCGCGCGCTTTCTACCGTTCACAACGCTTTTCCTGATAAAAATGTCTATTTCACTGAACAGTATAATTCTTCTGAAGATGATTTTGGCGGCACCCTGCGCTATCACGTAAATAATGTCATCATCGGCTCGATGCGCAACTGGAGTAAGAATGCCTTGGAATGGAATTTGGCAAACGACGCAGATTTCGGTCCGCATACTGATGGCGGCTGCACGATTTGCAAAGGCGCGCTTACCATTTCGGGTGGAGAAACCGTTAACCGGAATGTCGGTTATTATATTGTTGCCCACGCGTCAAAATTTATACCCGCCGGTTCTGTGCGTATCGCAAGTAACGTTGCCGGTTCCCTTCAAAATGCCGCTTTTATCACTCCAAATGGAAAAAAAGTGTTGCTCGTTGAAAATGATGGAAACAGTCAAACAACGTTCAATATTCAGGTGGGCGATGAGTTCGCAATTACCACGCTAGATGCCGGCGCTGTGGGCACGTACATTTGGGAATAA
- a CDS encoding RagB/SusD family nutrient uptake outer membrane protein — protein MKLKHLVYPVVGIVFTTLTISCSKEYIEIKPQGTFLEENYYANADQAYTGLVATYDIMGKQTKTFENMITMMNAGSDDFNAGGGSSSDGAGIQSFNDYTIDESTVPPSFWNDFFQGVNRANVLLQKLPDVPMDENLKARFTAEAKTLRAYYYFELVRLFGNVPLITVPLLTAEIYDVPQVTAAEVYAQIETDLTEAIPDLPMTITDLENEGGRFSQGSTKALLGKVYLYEGKNELAAEQFVAVNGTAGGTSPFGYRLVDNYADLFLSTVGFNSEGIIEIASTSGANVDYGNWGGGQNEGNTVSHMVGPRGFSLIAGSDAPDYAGGWSFNTVTQDLYNAMQGDPRFATTIADLAALQQQGKITYTPANQDTGYFLKKFMPLNSDKTTGGGVVELNYAQNVYVMRLSDSYLMEAEALGGNGARAQALLDAVRARVGLPSVPVSIDAIMTERRLELAGEGHRWFDLVRTGRAATVLSGAGFTAGKNEVLPIPLNELENTVIVQNPNY, from the coding sequence ATGAAACTGAAACATTTAGTATATCCCGTAGTAGGTATTGTTTTCACAACCTTGACCATTTCCTGCTCTAAAGAATACATTGAAATAAAACCTCAAGGAACTTTTCTTGAAGAAAATTACTATGCCAATGCTGATCAGGCATATACTGGTCTTGTTGCAACCTATGACATTATGGGTAAGCAGACCAAGACTTTTGAGAACATGATCACCATGATGAATGCCGGCTCAGACGATTTTAACGCTGGGGGTGGTAGTTCTTCTGATGGTGCAGGAATCCAGTCTTTTAATGATTACACCATTGATGAATCAACGGTGCCTCCAAGCTTTTGGAATGATTTTTTTCAGGGCGTGAACCGAGCCAACGTGCTGCTTCAAAAATTACCAGACGTACCTATGGATGAAAATCTAAAGGCACGTTTTACCGCAGAGGCAAAAACCCTGCGCGCCTATTATTATTTTGAACTGGTGCGCCTTTTTGGTAATGTCCCATTGATCACCGTACCCTTACTTACTGCCGAAATCTATGATGTACCACAGGTAACAGCGGCAGAAGTGTACGCACAAATAGAAACCGATCTTACGGAGGCAATACCAGACCTTCCCATGACCATTACAGATCTGGAGAACGAAGGTGGCCGTTTTTCTCAGGGGAGCACGAAAGCATTGTTGGGCAAAGTGTACCTCTACGAGGGTAAAAATGAGCTGGCAGCAGAACAGTTTGTTGCTGTAAATGGGACTGCAGGGGGAACTAGTCCATTCGGTTATAGACTAGTAGATAATTATGCTGATCTGTTTTTGAGTACTGTTGGCTTTAATTCCGAAGGGATTATTGAAATAGCCAGCACCAGTGGTGCAAATGTAGATTATGGCAACTGGGGTGGTGGTCAAAATGAAGGGAATACCGTAAGTCACATGGTAGGTCCTCGTGGCTTCTCGCTTATCGCAGGTTCTGATGCTCCTGATTACGCTGGCGGTTGGAGTTTTAATACAGTTACTCAAGATCTATATAATGCTATGCAGGGTGATCCTCGTTTCGCAACCACAATCGCAGATCTTGCAGCCCTACAACAGCAAGGGAAAATCACCTACACGCCGGCCAATCAGGACACGGGCTACTTTCTAAAAAAATTCATGCCACTAAATTCAGATAAAACTACTGGTGGCGGTGTTGTTGAACTTAATTACGCACAAAATGTTTATGTCATGCGTTTGTCTGACAGCTATTTAATGGAAGCAGAGGCATTGGGCGGAAACGGTGCCCGTGCGCAAGCCTTACTTGATGCGGTTCGTGCCAGAGTAGGTTTACCATCTGTCCCCGTATCTATAGATGCGATCATGACCGAACGCCGTTTAGAACTCGCTGGCGAGGGCCACCGCTGGTTTGACCTTGTACGCACCGGCCGCGCTGCTACGGTACTTTCTGGCGCTGGGTTTACAGCAGGCAAGAACGAAGTACTTCCTATACCGCTCAACGAGCTGGAAAATACTGTTATTGTTCAAAACCCCAATTACTAA
- a CDS encoding cellulase family glycosylhydrolase → MKFNYLLPALLLFTTLTFAQDFLKTDGTRIVNANNENVLLRGIGLGGYMLQEGYMLKVPFSGQQYVFKEHVEELIGAEKTKAFYSAWRENFIQKADIDSLKRWGFNSVRLPMHYNLYTLPVYDEPIKGKNTWLETGFALTDSLVNWCRANNMHLILDMHAAPGGQGHDVNISDRDPTKPSLWESHENQQKLTDLWVKLAEKYKDEPVIGAYDIINEPNWSFEVDKNENGTQDTKNVLLRQLMVNITNAIRKVDQNHIIIIEGNGWGNNYNGVLPPWGDNMVLSFHKYWNNNDQGSIQQFLDYREKYQIPIWLGESGENSNTWFTDAIALMEKNNIGWCWWPLKKLGSNNPLEIKINPGYQKILEYWRGDAEKPSAGEAEKAFIQLAENTKITNNIVQKNVIDAMMRQSNSDKTLPYKMVNIQNRGTILAADYDMGKNGIAYNDNGFGNYYISTGGERTTGNLGHTYRNDGVDIFKMENKSDSVYVGDLEKGEWMIYTFQTENEGDYLLKMNISAKEKGGNAMISINQMNEKSIEIPNTSGDWKTVDFGNISLKKGENQLKFNVNQGGFNIESFQFESKK, encoded by the coding sequence ATGAAATTCAATTATTTACTTCCTGCTTTATTATTGTTCACGACACTTACTTTTGCACAGGATTTTTTAAAAACCGATGGAACGCGCATTGTAAATGCCAACAATGAGAATGTACTGCTCCGCGGAATCGGGCTGGGCGGTTATATGCTTCAGGAAGGTTATATGCTGAAAGTGCCATTTTCTGGACAGCAATACGTTTTTAAAGAGCACGTGGAGGAGCTGATCGGCGCTGAGAAAACTAAAGCTTTTTATTCCGCATGGCGGGAAAATTTCATTCAGAAAGCAGATATTGATTCCCTTAAACGCTGGGGTTTTAATTCCGTGCGTTTACCGATGCACTACAATTTGTACACGCTTCCTGTTTATGATGAACCTATAAAAGGAAAAAATACGTGGCTCGAAACTGGTTTTGCACTCACAGATTCACTTGTAAACTGGTGCCGCGCAAACAATATGCACCTCATCCTGGATATGCACGCCGCACCGGGCGGACAAGGGCATGATGTGAATATTTCTGACCGCGACCCCACAAAACCTTCCCTCTGGGAAAGTCACGAAAATCAGCAAAAATTGACCGATTTATGGGTGAAATTGGCCGAAAAATATAAAGATGAACCAGTTATTGGCGCGTATGATATCATCAACGAACCCAACTGGAGCTTTGAAGTCGATAAAAACGAAAACGGTACGCAGGACACTAAAAACGTCCTTTTGCGACAATTAATGGTCAATATCACCAACGCCATTCGCAAAGTTGATCAAAACCACATCATCATCATTGAAGGCAACGGCTGGGGCAATAATTACAACGGAGTACTGCCGCCATGGGGCGATAATATGGTACTGAGTTTTCATAAATACTGGAACAATAACGATCAAGGTTCTATTCAGCAGTTTCTGGACTATCGCGAGAAATACCAAATACCGATCTGGCTGGGCGAATCTGGCGAAAACTCCAATACCTGGTTTACCGATGCTATCGCTTTAATGGAAAAAAACAATATCGGCTGGTGCTGGTGGCCGCTCAAAAAACTTGGTAGTAACAATCCGCTGGAAATTAAAATCAATCCCGGATATCAAAAAATCCTTGAATATTGGCGCGGCGATGCCGAAAAACCTTCCGCTGGCGAAGCGGAAAAAGCCTTTATACAACTTGCCGAAAACACAAAAATCACAAATAATATAGTTCAGAAAAACGTGATCGACGCGATGATGCGCCAGTCAAATTCCGATAAAACCCTTCCCTATAAAATGGTCAACATTCAAAATAGAGGTACGATCCTAGCGGCAGATTATGATATGGGCAAAAATGGAATTGCCTATAATGACAATGGTTTTGGTAATTATTACATCTCCACCGGCGGCGAGCGGACTACCGGAAACCTGGGCCATACGTATCGAAATGACGGTGTGGATATTTTTAAAATGGAAAATAAATCCGATTCGGTTTATGTGGGCGATCTGGAAAAGGGTGAATGGATGATCTATACTTTTCAAACTGAAAACGAAGGGGATTATTTATTGAAAATGAATATTTCGGCTAAAGAAAAAGGCGGAAATGCCATGATATCCATAAATCAAATGAATGAAAAAAGTATTGAAATCCCCAATACTTCCGGCGACTGGAAAACAGTCGATTTTGGTAATATTTCGCTCAAAAAGGGCGAAAATCAGCTTAAATTCAACGTAAATCAGGGCGGTTTTAATATCGAATCCTTTCAATTTGAATCCAAAAAATAA
- a CDS encoding glycoside hydrolase family 30 protein produces the protein MKQYLFPIIAFLILLFSACAEEEKSKETAHFYLTTLDKSALMKEIEIPVNELKTDSNGLKITLNPAETYQEMDGFGYTLTGGSALHIHNMSDSARGALLHELFGREKDQLGVSYLRLSLGASDLDAEPFSYDDLPTGETDKTLEYFSLSQDTLHLIPVLKEILKISPDIKILSSPWSPPVWMKDNGDTRGGSLQEKYYNVYARYFVKYIQAMAENGITIDAVTVQNEPLHPGNNPSLLMEADAQRDFVKNALGPIFQKNNIKTKIIVYDHNADRPDYPMAILANSAAFNYVDGSAFHLYGGDIDALKKVHDAYPNKNLYFTEQWVGAPGDFAKEMSWHTENLIIGATRNWCKTVLEWNLAADENQKPHTNRGGCDRCLGAVTITGDNVTREPAYYIIGQASRFVPPGSLRIASNEVEGIPNVAFNTPDDRLVLILQNKTSNGKKINIVAKGETLEIELEAGAVGTLVF, from the coding sequence ATGAAGCAGTATTTATTCCCGATCATAGCTTTTTTAATCTTACTTTTTTCTGCTTGCGCAGAAGAGGAAAAATCGAAGGAAACGGCGCACTTTTATCTAACAACGCTGGATAAATCTGCCTTGATGAAAGAGATAGAAATCCCCGTAAATGAGTTAAAAACCGACTCAAATGGATTAAAAATCACCTTAAATCCGGCTGAAACCTATCAAGAAATGGATGGCTTCGGCTATACGTTGACCGGCGGAAGCGCGCTGCATATTCACAACATGAGCGATTCTGCACGCGGTGCGTTGCTCCATGAACTTTTTGGCCGTGAGAAAGACCAGTTGGGCGTTAGCTATTTACGCCTTAGCCTGGGTGCTTCAGATCTGGATGCAGAGCCTTTCTCTTATGACGATTTGCCCACAGGGGAAACCGATAAAACGCTGGAATATTTCAGTTTAAGCCAGGATACATTGCACCTTATTCCCGTTTTAAAAGAGATTTTGAAGATTTCGCCAGATATAAAAATTTTAAGTTCGCCATGGTCACCACCGGTCTGGATGAAAGATAACGGTGATACTCGCGGTGGTAGTTTACAAGAAAAATATTATAACGTTTACGCCCGGTATTTTGTAAAATATATCCAGGCAATGGCTGAAAATGGAATTACCATAGATGCGGTGACTGTACAAAATGAGCCTTTACATCCCGGCAACAACCCTAGTTTATTGATGGAAGCTGATGCGCAACGCGATTTTGTAAAAAATGCCCTAGGCCCCATTTTTCAGAAAAACAATATCAAAACCAAGATCATAGTTTACGATCATAATGCAGATCGCCCAGATTATCCCATGGCGATCCTGGCCAATAGCGCCGCCTTCAACTATGTGGATGGATCCGCCTTTCATCTTTATGGCGGCGATATTGATGCTTTAAAAAAAGTGCATGACGCCTACCCCAATAAAAATCTTTATTTCACCGAACAATGGGTGGGCGCACCGGGCGACTTTGCCAAGGAAATGTCCTGGCACACAGAAAACCTCATCATTGGCGCCACCCGCAACTGGTGCAAAACAGTGCTGGAATGGAATCTTGCCGCAGATGAAAACCAAAAACCGCACACAAACCGCGGTGGTTGTGATCGCTGCCTGGGCGCAGTTACCATAACCGGCGACAACGTGACCCGCGAACCTGCATATTATATTATAGGCCAAGCTTCACGTTTTGTACCGCCTGGTTCCTTGCGCATCGCTTCAAATGAAGTTGAAGGAATTCCGAATGTTGCCTTTAACACTCCAGATGATCGCCTGGTTCTTATTCTACAAAACAAAACTTCAAACGGAAAAAAAATCAATATCGTTGCAAAAGGGGAAACTTTGGAAATAGAATTAGAAGCAGGCGCAGTGGGAACTTTAGTTTTTTAA